ACATCGGCTGCTTTAGTATAGATACCACCACCAACACGAGCGAATAAAGCAATAGATGAAGCTCCCAATGAAAACCCTGAAAGTACGTTTAATACCATCGCTAAATTTTCTGCACCAGGCCAGAGGTTTTGATAAATCATAAATAAGCCACTTAAGCCTAAAATTCCTAAACCTACAACTCCAAGTCCCATTACGGCACCACCAGCAAAGGCAACTTCTAAAGCTCGTCCCAAAGATGTTCTAGCGGCTTGTGTGGTTCTTACATTCGCTTTGGTAGCAACCTTCATACCTATAAATCCTGCAAGTGCAGAACATATAGCTCCAATAACAAACGAAACGGCTACAATACCGCTCGATCCAACTTCCGATATACCCTTGAAGTATAACAAAATGGCTACGGCTACCACAAAAATTGATAAAATTTTGTATTCTGCTTTTAAAAAAGACATGGCGCCATCGGCAATATTTTTGGCAATCCGAATCATTTTTTCATCGCCTTGGTCCTGCTTAGTCACCCAAGCACTTTTAATAAAGACGAACACTAATGCACCTACCCCGAAGAGCGGTAATAATTTGATTATTAATTCCATAAGAGTTAGTTGATTTTTTGGTTGTTGTTAATTTTACCAAGCTAAAAATAAGGAAATATAATTAATAAAAAAAGCCACCTTTAGTTAAAGATGACTCATTTATTTTACGATATTTTAAGAATACACTAATTAGATAGTAAAAGTGCGTTTTTTCTTGTGCTCGCTTTTATCATAACGATCTACACATTCGTGGTAAATTTTAATTGCTTGTTCAGCATTTCCCCAACCACCTGTATCAACTTTTTTCTTCTCTAAATCTTTATAAACTTGGAAAAAATGTTCTATTTCTTTTAATCTGTGTGGGTTTAAATCAGCTATATCCATTTTGTTACTCCAAATAGGATCTGATACTGGTACACAAATAATTTTTTCGTCTGGTCCTTTTTCATCCGTCATGTAAAACACACCAATTGGACGAACTTCCATTACAACCATTGGAAATGTTGGCTGATGACCTAAAACTAGCACATCTAAAGGGTCTTTATCTAACGCTAGAGTTTCTGGAATAAATCCATAATCACCAGGATACATCATTGAAGAAAATAACATACGGTCAAAACGAATTTTGTGTAATGTAAAATCGTATTCGTATTTATTTCTACTCCCTTTAGGTATTTCAATTAAAACATCAAAAGTTAACGGTTGTTGTTTCTTGCTCATATTAAATCTTATTTTATTTTTCTTCTAAAAGAGAAGAATCTTAATTTTCTGTAATCAAGGTACAAATGTACTGAACACGAAAGCAGTAAACAAGATAAAAACACGTGTTTTAATACTAAATTGAAAGCTTAATTCTAATTTTACCTTATATTAATTAAGAATTAAAAAGATACACATTGTAATTCAATTCGTGTTTTATTTGAAAATCCGGGCTATTTCTCCATAAACCCCTTACATTAATTACAAAACTTATCCATAATTAGTATCTTGTGTTTTTTTAAAACCAATGATATATAAGCGTCATAATATGAGACTACTCCCAATTTTAATCATAACTATTTTAGTTAATTTCAATTTAACGGCACAAACCCAACCGTGGCAAGGTAAATTCGAACCTATCGATAATTTAATTACTCCACCAAACACTTACAGAACAGCTAGTGGTGCTCCCGGCAGAGATTATTGGCAGCAACGCGCTAACTATAACATTAAAGCGACTATAGACGAAAAAACCAACACCCTTTCAGGGGAAGAAACCATAACCTATTTTAACAATTCTCCAGATGAATTATCATACTTATGGCTTCAATTAGAGCAAAACGTAAACAAAAAAGAAAACGAAGATTTTGGTAGTATTAATAATGAAGTAAAAGATTTTATTACCACCAGAAAAATGCAATTTCTAACCCGCGCTATCGATTTCCCCGCTGGTTACTCCATAAAAGAAGTAAAGGATGCAAATAAGGACAACCTAAAAATATTGATTAACAACACCATGATGAAGGTTAAATTAAATGCGCCTTTAAAATCTGGTGAACAAATTAGTTTTTCAATCTCGTGGTCTTACCCAATAACAGACAGAAGTATGTATACGCTTTCGCGAGAAGGGTATGAATACTTTCCGGAAGATGATAACAGTGCCTTTTTAATTGCACATTGGTTTCCTAGAATGGCCGTATATAGCGATACTGAAGGTTGGCAAAACCAACAATTCCAAAAACTTGGTGAGTTTGCTTTAGAATTTGGAGATTACGATGTTGAAATTACAGTACCTGCCGATCATGTTGTTGCTGCAACTGGTACGTTAGAGAACAGCGAATCTGTATTAAACAAAACACAACTTAAACGCTTAAAGCAAGCAAAAGCTTCTTTTGACAAACCGGTAATCATTATTACTGAAGAAGAAGCCGACCTTAATAAGAAAACAAAATCTAACAATAAAAAAACTTGGAAGTTTAAAGCTGAAAATGTACGTGATTTTGCTTTTGCTTCATCTAGAAAATTTATGTGGGATGCACAAGCTGTAAAACTACCAAGCCATACAGTTATGGCTATGTCACTTTACCCAAAAGAGGGCTTACCTGTTTGGCAAGAAGTCTCTACAAAAGCGGTAAAAAACGCCTTAGAGGTTTACTCTAACGCTACTTTCGATTACCCTTATCCTGTTGCTATTTCGGTTAACACATCTAATATAGGTATGGAATTCCCAATGATTAGTTTCAACGGAGGCCGCCCAACAAATGGTAAAATAAGCGAAAAAGCTAAAGCAAGCATGATTGGTACTATTATACATGAAGTAGGGCACAATTGGTTCCCTATGATTGTAAGTTCTGATGAGCGTAAATGGATGTGGATGGACGAAGGATTAAACACCTTTTTACACCAACGTACTTTAAAGGAAAGATACCCTTCTTACAGCCACGTAACTCCGAAAAAAATTGTTGCTTTTATGATGGGAGATAAAAACATATTACGCCCAATTATGACAAATTCAGATAATGAACTATTCAACCAATTTGGAGCGAATTTCTACATGAAACCAACTGTAGGATTACAAATGTTACGTAACTCTATTATAGGTAAAGATTTATTTGACGAAGCTTTCAGAGAATATGCTAACCGTTGGAAATACAAACATCCAAACCCAGGAGATTTATTTAGAACCTTAGAAGATGCAACTGCTACCGATTTAGATTGGTTTTATAAAGGATGGTTTTTTACAACCGACCACGTTAACCAACAACTACATAATGTAAAATGGTTTACAGTAAAAGAGGAAAACACAAAAACTTCTAAAAACAATAATACTGAAGCAGAAATGACGGAGGATGTTTTTACAGATTTCTCGAACGGACCACAAGTTATAAATATGACATCTACACCAGATCGAGGATATGGTCAATTTACATCTCGCTTAGATGAAAAAGAATTACGCAAACAACTTTCTGGTAAAAACATTTACGAGGTTACTGTAAAAAATATAGGCGGCTTAATTATGCCTGTTATTATTGAATGGATTTACTCTGATGGTTCTTCGGAAATTGATAGAATTCCTGCTCAAATTTGGAGACGAAATGAATATGAAATTAAAAAGACATTCGTAAAAGCCAAAACAGTTGTTAAGGTAAATTTAGATCCTAACTTTGAGCTTGCCGATACAGATATGAGTAACAATACATTCCCGAAAGCAGATTCAACTTCCGACTTCGATCGCTTTAAAGCAAAAAAATCAAACTAAATCAGTTTTAAAATACACCGCATAAAAAAGCCAACTAAATTATTTAGTTGGCTTTTTTTATAATCTTAAAATACAGCTTAACCTTAAGCTTCTTTTTCTTTCTTCTTAAAACTCATAATTACCAAAATTATCATTCCGGTAGTAACCGATAAATCGGCCATATTAAAAACACCTGTTCTAAAAACACCTCCTAAATCTATAAAGAAAAAATCGGTTACAGAACCATAAACCACACGATCGTAAACATTAGCAATACCACCACCTATAATGCTAGCAAAAGCAAAAAGTGATAGATTATCTAAACTCGTATCTTTTAAAATATGACGAAGTACAAATGCTAAGACAACAATAGGTAGAATTAATAATAAAATAATTCTTAAGGCTGGGTTTAAATCGCTACCCATACCTAAAAAAGCACCGGTATTTTCAACATTCATTAAAATAAAAGCATCTCCAATTAAAAAAATACGTTCACCCGGATGAATATCTGTACGACCAACAATAGTATTTCTAACCCATATTTTCGAAATTTGATCGACAGCAATGGTTAAAACAATGACTAGAATAATGTAAATTGAGCGTTTTGTAAGTTTCATCTACTTATTTGTATCTAACGTTGCAGAAGCCGTTTCCGAAGCTCTATTTATTTTTTTAACTAAACCTTGCAAAACCTTACCTGGGCCAACTTCAGTAAATAAAGTAGCTCCGTCTTCTATCATTTGTTGTACAGATTGTGTCCAACGTACAGGAGCTGTAAGTTGTGAAATTAAATTTGCTTTTATTTCCGACTCATCGGTAATAGCAGTTGCTGCTACGTTTTGATAAATTGGACAATTTGGTTTGCTAAAGGTTGTGTTTTCTATAGCTGCGGCTAACTCCTCACGAGCTGGCTCCATCATTGGTGAGTGAAATGCTCCACCGACCGGTAATACTAAAGCACGTCTTGCTCCAGCTTCTTTTAAAGCCTCACAAGCTTTGTTTATTGCTTCAACTTCTCCCGAAATCACTAATTGACCTGGGCAGTTGTAATTTGCAGCTACAACAACACCATCAATCTCTTCACATACTTTTTCTACTACAGCATCTTCTAAACCTAAAACGGCAGCCATAGTACTTGGTTGTAATTCACAAGCTTTTTGCATCGCAATAGCACGTTGAGACACCAGTTTTAATCCGTCTTCAAAAGTTAATGCACCACTAGCTACTAATGCTGAAAACTCACCTAAAGAATGTCCTGCAACCATATCTGGTTTAAAGCTTTCGCCTAAAGTTTTTGCTAATATTACTGAATGTAAAAATATAGCGGGTTGTGTTACTTTAGTTTCTTTTAAAGCTTCTGCAGTTCCTTCAAACATAATGTCTGTAATAGGAAACCCTAAAATCTCATTAGCTTTTTCGAATAAACTTTGTGCTAAAGGAGAGTTTTCATAAAGGTCTAAACCCATTCCTGAAAATTGTGCCCCTTGGCCTGGAAAAATATATGCGTTCATAATTAGTTCTTTTATTAGTGTTGCAAAAATAGTAATTATTGGCTATTATCAATGGTTTTAATGATTTTAGCGGTATTAACAATAAAATAAATCCTGCCTAGCAATCTATAAATTACCCGTTGCTGCTTCCGCACAACGTTCACCATCCATAGCCGCAGAAACAATACCACCTGCATAACCTCCACCTTCTCCGCAAGGAAATAAATTGGAAATTTGAGGATGTGCTAAACTCTCTTTTCGAGGAATAGAAACTGGTGATGATGTTCTAGATTCTACACCAACCACATTGGCTTCTTCTGTATAATAACCATTCATTTTTTGTCCGAATGCTTGAAAGCCTTTTCGTAACCTACTCCCGATTAATTTCGGTAAAAGCGAATGTAAAGGCGCCGAATTTAATCCCGGTTGGTATGATGTATCATTTAAACTTGAAGATAAATTACCTTCCACAAAATCAGTTAAACGTTGTGCTGGCGCTACCTGACTTCTTCCGCCAGCCGTAAAGGCCAAACGTTCTAAATTCTTCTGATATTCCAAACCTTTTAACGCTCCAAATTGCTCATATTTAGGTAAATCTTTATTAACATCTATTTCTACTACAATACCAGAATTGGCATATAGATTATTCCGTTTAGACGGCGACATACCATTTACAACAACTTCTCCATTTGCTGTAGCTGCCGGCACAATAAATCCGCCAGGACACATACAAAATGAGTACACACCACGTTCGTTAACCTGCTGTACTAACCCGTAAGATGCGGCTGGTAAAAGTTCATGACGAGCGCCAGAACAATGGTATTGAATAGAATCGATAATATGTTGCGGATGTTCTACACGAACGCCCATAGCAAAGGATTTGGCCTCTAAAGCGATGTCCTTTTTATCTAATAAATAAAAAATATCTCTAGCCGAATGCCCTGTTGCTAGAATAACCTTATCAACAGGCATTTCTTCTTTATTTAAAAGCTGAATGGCCTTTATGCTATTATCTTTAATAACAAAATCGGTAACTCGGGTTTCAAAATGAACTTCTCCACCATAATTCAATATGGTTTCTCGAATATTTTGAACCACTTTCGGGAGTTTATTTGTTCCTATATGCGGATGTGCATCGACCAAAATTTGATCGGTTGCGCCATGAAAAACTAAATTCTCAAAAATACGGCGTACATCACCACGCTTTAAACTTCGGGTGTAAAGTTTACCATCGCTGTAAGTTCCTGCTCCACCTTCACCAAAGCAATAGTTAGAATCTTCGTTTACAAAATGATCTTGATTTATTGCTTTTAAATCGCGACGACGATCTTTCACATTTTTTCCGCGCTCTAAAACAATAGGTTTAAAGCCAAGTTCAATACAACGCAACGCCGCATACATCCCTGCAGGACCAAAACCAATGATATGAACTGGTTTCGCCTTAGATACATCTTTATAATCAAAAGTATAATCGGATGTTTTTGGCAGAGCTTCTCGAATATAAACAGCTACTTTATAGTTCAGCATAATCTTAGCCTTTCGAGCATCAATAGATTTTCTTAAAACTTTTACTCCTGTAATATCTTTTCGATCTATTTCTAACTTTAAAGCAGCCTTTAAAACTAGAATATCACTACGTTCTTCTTCTTTTAATGTAATACGAAGTTGAATTTCTTTCACCATAAATATTGAAGTTCTCTAAAGCAACAAACCTTTTGCTTTTCTATTTTCTTTCGTAAGTTAAAAACGTAAATTCATAATCGTGCTTATCATCTTTATTATGAAATTTATGCGCTGTTTCTTTCCAAATTGAAGTATCTACTTCCGGAAAAAAAGTATCGGCATCAAAGCTTTCATGTACACGTGTTAATTCAATTTTATCAGCAACTGCCATGGCTTGCTTATAGATTTCACCACCACCAATAATGTAGGGTTGCACATCGCTTTTAGAAGCCTCAATAGCTTCTTCTAAACTATTAACTAATATTACACCTTCTGGCGCTTTGTAATCTGTTTGTCTTGTAATTACAACATGTGTACGGTTTGGTAATGGCTTTGGGAAACTCTCAAATGTTTTGCGCCCCATAATGATATGATGGCCATTTGTTAAGCTTTTAAATCGTTTTAAATCATCACTTAAATGCCAAATAAGTTTATTGCCTTTTCCTATAGCATCGTTTTCCGCTGCAGCGACAATAATAGTAAGTTCTTGCTTACCTGTACTTATAGCTTCTTTTACCTTCTGTTCACTTTTAAAAACCTCACTTTTCACAATAAGTTTCTCTTCTTTATCTAAAGTGCTTTTTAAAGCTTCAATACGTACTTGCTGTTTTGCTACAAGTTTTTCTAATTGTTCTTTTTCCCAAGCTTTACCCATAAATTTATGAGTAACAAACACAGTAATTAAATGATATACAAAGAAAAACGACCACGCTAGAATAGCGTATAAAAACCATTCTTTACCAAAAAAAGTAACCTCTTTACCAATACCTAAAACGGTATTAGCAATTATTAAAAAAACAGCACCAAGAAGAAATATAACAAAATGAATGTACAATCCTTTCTTTTGCCTAATGCGTTTTTGAGCATTTTCTATAAGCTCTAATTGGTCTTTATCTATTTGTGGAGTGGGTCTTTTTTTTCCGAACATGATGTAAAAATAATAGATGTAAAGTTATAACATTTTAATGATATGCCGAAGTTTATTTAATTAGTCATATTTTAGAGAAACACTAGCTTAATAAGCTCTAAAACTAATTGAAAATCAAGCAAAAAGCCGATTTAACGATTGCTAATAATATAAAATTCAGCCTAATTTTATTATTTACCATGAAATAATTAGAACCCATATTATTAAATTGATAATTTTTTGATGTTAAGGCGTTTAAATGATTATGAGTTAATAAACTTTTATAAATTTGTAGAATAAAACAACATATTTTACTATGGCTATTAAAAAACAATATTTAAAAAGCAAACCAGTTTGTAAAGTAACTTTTACTATTGAAGCTGAGGAGGCAAAAAAAGTTTCTATTGTTGGGAGCTTTAATGAATGGAACGAAAAAGCAACACCGTTAAAAAAATTAAAGAACGGAACATTTAAAGGCACTGTTGATTTAGATGCTGAGAATTCTTATGAATTCAAATATATAGTTGACGGAGATTACGTTAACGACTCTGCTGCAGACTCTTATGTTTGGAGCGATTACGCTTCTGCTGAGAATAGCGTTGTTAGTGTTTAATTACCATATCAATACGGTATAAAAAAAGGGCTTCTAAAAAATTTTAGAAGCCCTTTTTTTATGTTTTATCTCTCACGAATCTTAAATCGCTACTTTTCCTTTTATATGTGGATGTGGATCGTAACCTTCTAAAGTGAAATCATCAAAATCGAAATCAAAAATGTCTTTAATTTCAGGATTCATCTTCATTGTTGGCAACGGACGAATATCTCTAGATAATTGCAGCTCTAATTGCTCGTAATGATTACTATAAATATGCGCATCTCCAAAGGTATGAATAAACTCACCAGCCTCGTAACCGCAAACCTGAGCCATCATCATGGTGAATAAGGCATAAGAAGCAATATTGAATGGTACACCTAAAAAGATATCTGCACTACGCTGATAAAGCTGACAAGACAATTTACCATTAGCCACATAAAATTGAAAAAACGCGTGACATGGAGGCAACGCAGCTTTTCCGTTCGCCACATTTTCACTAAAAGATTTTGAATTATCTGGTAAAACAGAAGGATTCCAAGCAGAAACCAACATTCTACGACTGTTTGGGTTGGTTTTTAAACTATGGATTACTTCTTTAATTTGATCAATTTCATCACTATTCCAGTTACGCCATTGATGCCCGTAAACAGGCCCCAGATCTCCATTTTCATCGGCCCATTCATTCCAAATGCGCACACCGTTTTCGGTTAAATATTTGGTATTGGTATCACCTTTTAAGAACCAAAGCAGCTCATAAATGATAGATTTTAAATGCAGTTTTTTGGTGGTTACCATCGGAAAACCTTCACTTAAATCGAAGCGCATTTGGTATCCAAAAACACTTTTTGTGCCTGTACCCGTGCGGTCTCCCTTTTCGTTTCCGTTTTCTAAAACGTGTTTTACTAAGTCGTGATATTGTTTCATAATTATCGCTCCTGCAGAAACAGGGTTCTATTATTTAGTGATTGTTTATTACCTTGAAATAACTACAAATAGTTAGTAACAAAATTAGTAAAAACAATTGTTTATTTAATCTTCTGTAAAAATTAAGCTGTATACTTTTGTAAAGTTACTGTCTTCGCAGGAATTGTTTACCCAATAATCATTCCAGCAATAGTTGCTGAGATTAAAGAAGCAATGGTACCACCAATAAGTGCTTTCATACCAAATTTGGATAAGGTTTTACGTTGCCCTGGAGCAAGCGAACCAATACCACCAATTTGGATACCAATAGAAGCAAAATTAGCAAACCCACAAAGCATGTAGGTTGCCATAATTATCGATTTCTCGTAACTTAAATGGGTAGCATTTGCCGCATTTTTTAAATCGCGCAATTGTATGTACCCAATAAATTCACTAGCTGCCAATTTAATACCTAAAAGCTGCCCCATTAAAGCCATATCCTCTTTAGCTACACCAATAAGCCACATAAGCGGCGCAAAGGCATAACCTAAAATAAGTTCGATAGATAATTTAGCGTAGGATGTGTTACTAGCAATCCAACTGTTTACAGATGTTACATCTCCAACCCAGCCAAGAATACCGTTAAACATAGCTATAAAAGCCACAAACACTAATAACATAGCACCAACATTCACGGCTAGTTTTAAGCCTTCGGTAGTTCCATTTGCAATAGCATCTAAAAAGTTAGATCCTATTTTTTCTTGAGAAACAGAAACATCGGTATTTACTTCTTCTGTTTGAGGGAATAATATTTTTGAAATTACAATAGCACCTGGCGCTGCCATAACAGAGGCTGCTAACAAGTGTTTTGCATAGAATAATCTTAACTCAGCATCATCGCCACCTAAAAAACCAATGTATGCAGCCAATACTGCTCCCGCAACGGTTGCCATACCACCGATCATTACCAATAGCATTTCAGATTTATTCATTTTCTCCAAATACGCCTTAATTAAAAGTGGCGCTTCTGTTTGGCCTAAAAAAATATTTCCGGCAACACTTAAACTTTCGGCTCCCGAAATTTTTAATGTTTTTGAAAGCAACCAAGCCATAGCCTTTACGACGCGCTGAATGATACCTAAATAAAATAAAACAGATGTTAATGCAGAAAAGAATATAATAGTTGGTAGCACTTGGAACGCGAAAATAAATCCGAACGTATCCATATCTACCACTAAACCTTCGAAAAGAAACTTACTTCCAGCTCTTGTAAAATCGAGTACGTTTACAAATAAGCCTCCAATAAATTCAAAAATAGTTTTTATAAATTCTACTTTTAAAACGCCTATAGCAATTAAAAGTTGAAAAGCTAAACCGACAACAACAATTTTCCAGTCAATAGCCTTTCTATTGCTACTAAAAAGAAACGCTACAAAAATAAGCGTAACCATACCTAAAACACCACGCCATAAACTGTTTAAAGTAAACCCTTGGCTAGGTATTATAGTTGCAGTTGCTACTTGCGGTTCTGGTTGTACAGACTCGACAACTTGAGCGACATTTAATTCTGCTTTAGTAACCACTACCGAATCTTGCAGAGCATTGCTAACAGAATCTGTAGTTTGGCTAATTTCGGCAGTTATTGTTTCGTTTACATCCTGTGCCGTTAATGTTGTAGTTAGAACTAAAAAAAAAGCAACAGTAATCAAAAACAACTTATTCATATTATAGACTTAGGTATTATTCTCTTTTGGAAATTTCATCACGAATATGTGCTGCCTTTTCATAATCTTCATTCGAAACAGCTTCTTCTAGTAAGTTGTGAAGTTCTTCGATAGATTTTGCTTTGTAGTTTTCTCCTGGTTCTTGAGGCTCAAGCTCATTTGCAACCAACTCATCCATCAAAATATTATCTTCCGTATCATCATCCTCTTTTTTAGGATTCACTTTTAAGTAAATACCCGCTTTATCAAGAATGTTTTTAAACGTAAAAATTGGAGCTTGAAAGCGAAGTGCTAAAGCTATAGCATCACTAGTTCTGGCATCGATTATTTCTTCAATTTTATCGCGTTCGCAAATTAAACTTGAATAAAAAACGCCATCTACAAGCTTATGGATAATAACTTGTTTTACAACAATATCGAAGCGGTCTGCAAAATTTTTAAATAAATCATGTGTTAAGGGTCTTGGAGGACTAATTTCTTTCTCTAAAGCAATAGCAATAGATTGCGCCTCGAAAGCCCCAATAACTATAGGGAGTTTGCGGTCGCCATCTACTTCATTTAAAATTAATGCATACGCACCATTTTGGGTTTGACTATAGGAAATCCCCTTTATGTTTAATCTTACTAAACTCATAATTAATAAAAACGCAAAGAACTGTTTAAATTAGGACTTTACCAACTGCATGATGGATAAATTCTAATTTAATCAGTTCTGAATATTATTACAATTTAAAAAAAAATATGTTATTGCTGCGCTTTGAAAGCTTTTAATTTCTCGATGAGTTCTGGAATAACCTGAAAAGCATCTCCAACTACTCCGTAATCGGCTGCTTTAAAAAACGGCGCTTCTGGATCTGTATTAACGACAACTTTCACTTTAGAAGCATTAATACCTGCTAAATGCTGAATAGCACCAGAGATTCCGATAGCGATATACAAATTAGACGCTACAGGTTTTCCTGTTTGCCCAACGTGTTCACTATGTGGTCTCCATCCTAAATCTGACACTGGTTTAGAGCAAGCTGTTGCTGCACCTAAAACTTCGGCCAATTCTTCAATCATTCCCCAGTTTTCAGGACCTTTTAATCCACGACCACCAGAGACTACAATTTCTGCATCTGCAATAGTTACTTTATCTGTGGCTTTATCTACAGACTCAACGTTTACAGCAAATTCTGGAATGGCAGGCGAAAAATCTTCCGCGGAAGCGCTACCACTATTTTCTACTAAACCAAATGCATTATTAGAAACGCCAATGATTTTAACTTCGGTATTTATTTGCGTGTTTTCGAAAGCTTTATTTGTAAAAGCGGGACGTTTAACAGTAAAAGGACTTGTGCTAGATGGTGCTGCTACAACATTAGAAGCGTAACCTGCATTTAATCCTACCGCTAAAAGTGGTGCTAAATATTTACTATCGGCACTAGAGCTGATAATAATAACTTTAGCACTTTCGTTTTCGGCCGCTTGCTTAATAACATGTGCATAAGCATTAGCGTTAAAACTATTTAATTTATCATTATTAACATGTAACACTTTATCTACTCCGTAATTCCCTAAAACAGATGTATCTGCGGCATTTACGCTAATAGCTGTAACAGTTGTGCCTAATTGGTCTGCTACGGCTTTTGCATAAGAAGCAACTTCTAACGCTGCTTTTTTAAAGTGACCTTGTTCTGATTCTGTATATACTAAAACTGACATAATATATTCTTTATTTTTTTAATTTCCACGAAAGTGAAAATATCATTAATGATTTTGTAAACTTGAAAAGACTCTGAAATTAAACTCAGACTTAATCCTTTTCTTTAAATAACCTTAGCTTCGTTATGAAGTAAGCTTACCAACTCGTCTAAATTATCTGGAGAAACCAAAGTAACTGCACCTTTTGGAGCTGGTTTTTCAAAAGAAACAGATTGTGTTTCAGGAGAAGCTTCTACAGGTTCTGATACTGTTAATGGTTTTTTACGAGCCATCATAATACCACGCATATTTGGAATACGTAAATCACTTTCTTCTACCAATCCTTTTTGTCCACCAACTACTAATGGTAAACTTGTAGAAACGGTTTCTTTACCACCATCGATTTCTCTAACCGCTTTAGCACTTGTACCGTCTATTTCTAAACCAATACAGCTATTTACAAAATTTGCATTAGTTAAAGCCGCAAGCATACCAGGCACCATTCCGCCATTGTAATCAATAGATTCACGACCAGCAATAACTAAATCGTAACCACCATTACTAACAACATGGGCTAATTGCTTAGCTACAGAAAAAGCATCGGTAGCTACTGTATTTATGCGTATTGCAGCGTCTGCACCAATAGCCAAAGCTTTACGTAATGTAGGCTCGGTTTCTGGACCACCAACATTTACAACATCTACACTGGCACCTTGTTTTTCCTTAAACCACATGGCACGTGTTAAACCAAATTCATCATAAGGATTTATCACAAATTGTACGCCATTGGCATCAAACTTAGTATTGTCTTCTGTAAAATTAATCTTAGAAGTGGTATCGGGAACGTGGCTAATGCACACTAATATTTTCATAATAATCGCTATTTAGTAAGAATATGTTTGTTTGAGTTTACGAAGTTAATTATTTTATTTCGAAAAATACTATGCATGCATAATAAATTTTTGTTTTTATTTTAATTTCCTTCTTTAATTAACAATTTAATATTGCAAATATTTTATTCAAGACAGTATATAACT
The window above is part of the Algibacter sp. L3A6 genome. Proteins encoded here:
- a CDS encoding electron transfer flavoprotein subunit beta/FixA family protein, translated to MKILVCISHVPDTTSKINFTEDNTKFDANGVQFVINPYDEFGLTRAMWFKEKQGASVDVVNVGGPETEPTLRKALAIGADAAIRINTVATDAFSVAKQLAHVVSNGGYDLVIAGRESIDYNGGMVPGMLAALTNANFVNSCIGLEIDGTSAKAVREIDGGKETVSTSLPLVVGGQKGLVEESDLRIPNMRGIMMARKKPLTVSEPVEASPETQSVSFEKPAPKGAVTLVSPDNLDELVSLLHNEAKVI